In Legionella beliardensis, the following are encoded in one genomic region:
- a CDS encoding acyl-CoA dehydrogenase, whose amino-acid sequence MVSSLGFIATIAAILFLLSKQASMIVWTISYAVVALLIWQFSSHSLLLAVSLITLFTILLFFSIPVLRTQLVSRYLFKAISKTMPTMSATEREALEAGTVSWEADIFSGAPDFDKLQSLPTVQLTAEEQAFIDGPVNELCRMLDEWDITHNRTDLPPEVWEFIKEKGFLGMIIPKQYGGLEFSATAQAFILARVYGRSISAATTISVPNSLGPAELLLKYGTEEQKQYYLPRLAIGLEIPCFALTGPNAGSDAASIPDTGIVCKQVVDGKEVLGLRLTWNKRYITLCPVATVIGLAFRMFDPDNLLGHGYDVGISCALIPANTPGVIKGRRHFPLNTGFLNGPTQGKDVFMPLDCLIGGAAMAGHGWRMLMECLSAGRAISLPSSARGGSQAAALASGAYSRVRKQFNQAIGNFEGIEEPLARIAGNTYLIEAGIAFAAAAIDHGEKPSVAGAILKYHTTERARQVAIDAMDIHGGKGICLGPKNYIGRGFQNTPIGITVEGANILTRSLIIFGQGAIRCHPYVFQELESVRQQNIQAFDKAFWGHIGFTLANLVKSIIFIFTDGHFTYAPQSHAKRYYQLIHRYSTNLAFTADFCMAILGGDLKRREKISARLGDVLSNLYLTSAVLKRFQTDGEPLTDLPLVEWCCQQLLYECEVALRGVITNFPKTWGRIFLKLILQPFGNLRQKSADKLGRQLAKLMIEPSEARTRLTTTTFTESLPNCPIGRLEATFKKICAVETLERKVAKATREGHLHALSLLEQIAEAEEVGILNASEAAQLKEAELARQEVIAVDDFSDDELRRIPSNSVIIKSKKNVLSYDDLSNEAEIIR is encoded by the coding sequence GTGGTGTCTAGTTTAGGGTTTATTGCTACCATAGCAGCAATACTTTTCTTGCTAAGTAAGCAAGCATCCATGATTGTCTGGACTATTAGCTATGCAGTCGTTGCTTTATTAATATGGCAATTTAGTTCTCATTCCTTATTACTTGCAGTCAGTTTAATCACCCTATTTACCATTTTATTGTTCTTTTCTATTCCAGTTTTACGCACCCAATTGGTTTCTCGCTACTTATTCAAAGCAATCAGTAAAACCATGCCTACTATGTCTGCCACAGAACGGGAAGCATTAGAAGCAGGTACCGTCAGTTGGGAGGCTGATATTTTTAGTGGGGCACCTGATTTTGATAAATTACAAAGCTTACCTACTGTACAATTAACAGCAGAAGAGCAAGCCTTTATAGATGGGCCTGTTAATGAATTATGTCGCATGCTAGATGAATGGGATATTACTCACAATCGCACGGATCTTCCACCTGAGGTATGGGAATTTATTAAGGAAAAAGGTTTCCTTGGTATGATTATTCCTAAACAATATGGTGGCCTTGAATTCTCAGCGACCGCCCAAGCATTTATCTTAGCGCGTGTTTATGGACGCTCTATCAGTGCTGCTACAACGATTTCTGTTCCTAACTCGCTAGGGCCTGCTGAGTTATTATTAAAATATGGCACTGAAGAACAAAAACAATATTATTTACCACGCCTAGCGATAGGATTAGAAATCCCTTGTTTTGCTTTAACAGGGCCAAATGCAGGCTCAGATGCCGCGTCCATTCCTGATACTGGCATAGTCTGCAAACAGGTTGTTGATGGAAAAGAAGTGTTGGGGCTGCGTTTAACGTGGAACAAGCGTTATATTACTTTATGCCCTGTAGCCACAGTCATTGGCCTTGCCTTTAGAATGTTTGATCCAGATAATTTATTAGGCCACGGTTATGACGTTGGTATTAGTTGTGCCCTTATTCCAGCGAATACGCCAGGCGTTATTAAAGGAAGACGCCATTTTCCATTAAATACTGGGTTTTTAAATGGCCCCACTCAAGGCAAAGATGTTTTTATGCCACTTGATTGCTTAATTGGTGGCGCTGCTATGGCAGGTCATGGTTGGCGTATGTTAATGGAATGTTTGAGTGCTGGCCGAGCTATTTCTTTACCTTCCAGCGCTAGAGGAGGCTCGCAAGCAGCAGCACTGGCAAGTGGCGCTTATTCGCGAGTTCGCAAACAATTTAATCAGGCAATAGGCAATTTTGAAGGGATTGAAGAGCCTTTAGCACGTATTGCCGGTAATACTTATTTAATTGAAGCCGGAATAGCTTTTGCTGCTGCAGCAATTGATCACGGTGAAAAACCCTCCGTAGCAGGCGCTATCTTAAAATATCATACAACAGAAAGAGCACGCCAAGTCGCTATTGATGCGATGGATATTCATGGCGGGAAAGGTATTTGCTTAGGCCCTAAAAATTACATCGGCCGCGGTTTTCAAAATACACCCATTGGTATTACGGTTGAAGGTGCTAATATTTTAACCCGTAGCCTGATCATTTTTGGTCAAGGTGCCATTCGCTGTCACCCTTATGTTTTTCAAGAGCTAGAAAGTGTTCGTCAACAAAATATTCAAGCCTTTGATAAAGCATTTTGGGGTCATATTGGGTTTACATTAGCTAATCTAGTTAAATCCATTATATTTATTTTCACCGATGGCCATTTTACTTATGCGCCACAAAGCCATGCTAAACGCTATTACCAACTCATTCATCGGTACAGTACTAATTTAGCTTTTACCGCAGATTTTTGTATGGCTATTTTAGGCGGTGATCTTAAGCGTCGGGAAAAAATATCTGCTCGCTTAGGCGATGTGTTAAGCAACTTATATTTAACGTCAGCTGTTTTAAAAAGGTTTCAAACAGATGGCGAGCCTTTAACCGATTTACCCTTAGTTGAATGGTGTTGTCAGCAATTGCTCTATGAGTGTGAAGTCGCCTTACGTGGTGTTATTACCAATTTTCCAAAAACGTGGGGGCGCATTTTTTTAAAATTGATTTTACAACCTTTTGGCAATCTTAGACAAAAATCAGCTGATAAGCTTGGCCGTCAATTAGCTAAGCTGATGATTGAGCCTAGCGAGGCACGCACGAGGCTAACAACAACTACGTTTACCGAGTCCTTACCAAATTGTCCTATTGGGCGCTTAGAGGCTACGTTTAAGAAAATTTGTGCTGTTGAAACGCTGGAGCGCAAAGTTGCAAAAGCAACTCGTGAAGGTCACTTACATGCCCTATCACTACTTGAGCAAATTGCTGAAGCTGAAGAAGTAGGTATTTTAAATGCCAGTGAAGCAGCTCAATTAAAAGAAGCAGAATTAGCAAGGCAAGAAGTCATTGCAGTAGATGATTTTAGCGACGATGAATTACGCCGTATTCCAAGTAATTCTGTAATTATCAAGTCTAAAAAAAACGTATTAAGCTATGATGACTTATCAAATGAAGCAGAGATAATACGTTAA
- a CDS encoding ATP-binding protein yields the protein MANRKDSEAIKKHVSILFADIKESTSAISNLDPEEARNLLSPAIEKMLNAVYQYSGTIIHTAGDGIVAIFGAPQALEDHAFRACLAANFMQTQLNALPLGLKIRVGLNSGEILMDVVGRSEQHLEYDITGAAVNLAARMEQTATPGNIQITKHTLILVKDAVEVESIGRITIKGFSEPVEVFKLKGIKDESNLISLKYRPTFTPFVGRNDTIKKLNELLDLAEAGQGSMVCLEAEAGQGKSRVIYELLNNNTSLQIIYSGGFSHLCNVTLFPIVQLFRKLLDIHQDDLTENIYDKVCPYTKDLTVPYATDAALSLLNSSGYSKAWEKLAPQLKHKYLFLIGIAILTKACTNKTLVLIIEDLHWIDNETENFISLLLNEIHKLKILLIGTYRPSFNDTWLKNPNYHLIKLGPIPQKHLKTLADIILGTHPSINSLKKDILHACSGNPFFIQEIIDSLIADNLLTGRLGNYQLDTVNFAKRSKLPESIFALLQTKIDKLPAHQKELLEIASVIGERFPYTLIAQLSTTENKVTRKNLNQLTALNYIYEAQLYPDLEFSFSHALIQEVLYNTLLKKVRHQIHLKILEFFECLPEDQKKEKIQILANHAYLGQHWEKAFYYCAQAAEKTFIINALKLTIQYSKQAIEAAAYIKDQSSIIDSLIMVHIDMMHAYLHLGLPEEQGPILEKILKLSVEAKRPAVKCAVYGAYATFIMGISCPQHAEPFLEKANQYAKESKRQDLMKFVDFAFLLRYTLGGDYIKGQKIGRTFLAQQASQDFFCPEFRLNFRYVGIIILMINQLTSGAFLDFDRQIEFYSTCFNLTEPSIYSAGITTALGTALVQKGDFSSTAERYLHLAIYYLIEVNFFLILPLAQAALALLYLNTKRLKEGKEQLEKAQNSIELVGYYLSSNYSVGFIAEGLLLSGQLTKADKFIQNALALSEKRNLKGNMAWLKRLSAEIALKKSKLNPLKIKNLLEEALILTKETHMKIQEGKCHLTLAKYYQISKHNEMAVKEEKLAYAIFKQIGYKL from the coding sequence ATGGCTAATAGAAAGGATTCTGAGGCAATTAAAAAACATGTGTCAATTTTATTTGCTGATATTAAAGAATCCACTTCAGCCATTTCAAATCTAGATCCAGAAGAAGCTAGAAACTTACTAAGTCCTGCTATAGAAAAAATGTTAAATGCAGTCTATCAATACAGTGGAACTATTATTCATACGGCCGGTGATGGCATCGTCGCTATTTTCGGAGCACCACAAGCACTTGAAGATCATGCATTCCGTGCTTGCTTAGCAGCGAACTTCATGCAAACTCAACTTAATGCGCTGCCTTTGGGACTTAAAATCAGGGTTGGACTTAACTCAGGTGAAATACTGATGGATGTTGTAGGCAGAAGCGAGCAACACTTAGAATATGACATTACCGGAGCTGCGGTAAATCTTGCAGCTCGAATGGAGCAGACAGCAACGCCAGGTAACATACAAATTACCAAACATACTTTAATCTTAGTAAAAGACGCCGTTGAGGTTGAATCTATTGGAAGAATAACTATTAAAGGATTTAGTGAACCAGTAGAAGTGTTTAAGCTAAAAGGAATAAAAGATGAAAGCAATTTAATATCTCTAAAATATCGCCCTACCTTTACTCCTTTTGTAGGAAGAAATGATACTATAAAAAAACTAAATGAACTATTAGATTTAGCAGAAGCAGGACAAGGTAGTATGGTTTGCTTAGAAGCAGAAGCAGGGCAAGGAAAGTCACGCGTTATTTATGAATTACTAAATAATAATACTAGCTTACAGATCATTTACAGTGGTGGCTTCTCTCATTTATGCAATGTAACACTATTTCCAATCGTGCAATTATTCAGAAAATTATTAGACATTCATCAAGACGACCTGACAGAAAATATTTATGACAAAGTATGCCCTTACACAAAAGATTTGACTGTTCCTTATGCTACAGATGCAGCGTTAAGCCTATTAAATAGCAGTGGTTATTCTAAAGCGTGGGAAAAATTAGCCCCGCAATTAAAGCATAAATATTTATTTTTAATTGGTATAGCTATTTTAACTAAGGCTTGTACAAATAAAACGCTAGTCCTGATTATAGAAGATTTACATTGGATAGATAATGAAACTGAAAATTTTATTAGTTTATTATTAAATGAAATTCATAAATTAAAAATTCTTTTAATAGGAACTTATAGACCTAGTTTTAATGATACCTGGCTAAAAAACCCTAATTATCATCTTATTAAATTAGGACCTATTCCACAAAAGCATTTAAAAACTCTAGCAGATATTATTTTAGGAACTCATCCAAGCATTAATTCACTTAAAAAAGATATTTTACATGCTTGCTCCGGCAATCCATTTTTTATACAAGAAATAATTGATTCATTAATTGCTGATAACTTATTAACTGGCCGTTTAGGTAATTATCAATTAGATACAGTGAACTTCGCTAAACGTAGTAAACTACCAGAAAGTATTTTTGCTTTACTACAAACAAAAATTGATAAGCTTCCTGCCCACCAAAAAGAATTATTAGAAATTGCTTCTGTCATTGGTGAGCGTTTTCCATATACTTTAATTGCTCAATTATCAACAACTGAAAATAAGGTAACCAGAAAAAATTTAAATCAATTAACCGCACTCAATTATATCTATGAAGCCCAACTTTATCCTGATTTGGAGTTTTCTTTTAGCCATGCCTTAATTCAAGAAGTTTTATACAATACGTTATTAAAAAAAGTACGCCATCAAATCCATCTCAAAATTTTAGAATTCTTTGAGTGTTTACCAGAAGACCAAAAAAAAGAGAAAATACAAATTCTGGCCAATCATGCTTATTTAGGGCAACACTGGGAAAAAGCATTTTACTATTGTGCACAAGCCGCCGAAAAAACATTCATTATTAATGCTCTCAAACTAACAATTCAATATTCAAAACAAGCTATTGAAGCTGCTGCTTATATTAAAGATCAAAGCAGTATTATTGACTCCTTAATTATGGTTCATATCGATATGATGCATGCTTATTTGCATTTAGGATTACCCGAAGAACAAGGGCCAATTTTAGAAAAAATATTAAAATTATCTGTAGAGGCAAAGAGACCAGCAGTCAAGTGTGCAGTATATGGCGCTTATGCTACTTTTATTATGGGTATTTCATGCCCACAACATGCTGAACCTTTTTTAGAAAAAGCTAACCAATATGCAAAAGAATCTAAACGTCAAGATTTAATGAAATTTGTCGATTTTGCATTCCTCCTACGCTATACCTTAGGTGGTGACTACATAAAAGGTCAAAAAATAGGTAGAACATTTCTTGCCCAGCAAGCCAGTCAAGATTTTTTTTGTCCTGAGTTTAGGCTTAATTTTCGTTACGTAGGCATTATCATTTTAATGATCAATCAATTGACATCAGGCGCCTTTTTAGACTTTGATAGACAGATAGAATTTTATAGTACTTGCTTCAATCTTACCGAGCCTAGTATTTATTCTGCTGGGATAACAACAGCGCTAGGTACCGCTTTAGTACAAAAGGGTGATTTTTCCTCTACAGCAGAAAGATACCTTCACCTTGCTATTTATTACCTCATAGAAGTCAATTTTTTTCTTATTTTACCTTTAGCCCAAGCGGCGTTAGCCCTTCTTTATCTTAATACTAAAAGATTGAAAGAAGGCAAAGAACAACTTGAAAAAGCACAAAACTCTATTGAGTTAGTGGGTTATTATTTGAGCTCAAACTATAGCGTAGGCTTCATCGCTGAAGGCTTATTATTATCAGGCCAGCTTACCAAAGCTGACAAATTTATCCAAAATGCCTTAGCTCTTTCGGAAAAAAGAAACTTAAAAGGAAATATGGCTTGGTTAAAGCGTCTGTCTGCCGAAATAGCATTGAAAAAAAGTAAACTTAATCCATTAAAAATTAAAAATTTACTGGAAGAAGCATTAATACTTACTAAAGAAACGCACATGAAAATTCAAGAAGGAAAATGCCATCTTACTCTAGCGAAGTATTATCAAATAAGTAAGCATAATGAAATGGCAGTAAAAGAAGAAAAACTAGCCTATGCTATTTTTAAACAAATAGGTTATAAGCTATAA
- the minE gene encoding cell division topological specificity factor MinE, whose amino-acid sequence MSIFSYLKKRNSTASVAKERLQIIISHERTQRSTPDYLPKLQEEILTVIAKYIPITRDKVSVNLERMGDNAVLELNVTMPDEALEEV is encoded by the coding sequence ATGAGTATATTTAGTTACTTAAAAAAACGAAATAGCACCGCATCTGTTGCCAAAGAACGGTTGCAAATTATTATTTCTCATGAGCGTACTCAACGGAGTACGCCAGACTACTTACCCAAATTACAAGAAGAAATACTTACAGTTATTGCTAAGTACATTCCAATAACGCGTGATAAAGTGAGTGTTAATCTGGAGCGCATGGGTGATAATGCTGTACTAGAATTAAATGTTACGATGCCAGATGAAGCACTTGAAGAAGTTTGA
- the minD gene encoding septum site-determining protein MinD gives MAKIIVVTSGKGGVGKTTTSAAISSGLALQGHKTVVVDFDIGLRNLDIIMGCERRVVFDFINVINGEASLNQALIKDKRIPQLCILPASQTRDKDALTLEGVGKVLQDLSQDFEYIVCDSPAGIETGALMAMYYADHAIVVTNPEVSSVRDSDRILGILASKTKRAIDNADPIQEHLLLTRYDPIRVEKGEMLSVEDVKEILAIPLIGVIPESKAVLKASNTGTPVVLDDVSDAGLAYQDSIARFLGESRPMRFISTERKGLLRRLFSKNREDVPA, from the coding sequence TTGGCTAAGATAATAGTTGTCACCTCAGGTAAAGGCGGGGTAGGGAAAACCACAACATCTGCAGCAATCTCATCAGGTCTTGCGCTACAGGGCCATAAGACGGTTGTTGTGGATTTTGACATTGGACTTCGAAATTTAGATATCATTATGGGATGTGAACGCCGTGTTGTGTTTGATTTTATTAATGTTATTAATGGAGAAGCGAGTCTTAATCAAGCTTTAATTAAAGATAAACGTATTCCTCAGCTATGCATTTTACCTGCTTCACAAACTCGGGATAAAGATGCATTGACGCTTGAAGGAGTCGGTAAAGTATTACAAGATTTATCTCAGGATTTTGAGTACATTGTCTGTGATTCCCCTGCTGGAATCGAAACAGGCGCATTAATGGCTATGTATTATGCCGATCATGCTATTGTTGTAACTAATCCTGAAGTGTCGTCAGTACGGGATTCGGATAGAATTTTAGGTATTTTAGCAAGTAAAACTAAACGCGCTATTGACAATGCTGATCCTATTCAAGAGCATCTCTTATTAACACGCTATGATCCAATAAGAGTGGAAAAAGGGGAAATGCTCTCAGTAGAAGACGTTAAGGAAATTCTTGCTATTCCTCTTATTGGTGTTATTCCCGAGTCAAAAGCAGTATTAAAAGCTTCTAATACAGGTACACCTGTTGTTTTAGATGATGTGAGTGACGCAGGCCTTGCCTATCAAGATTCGATAGCACGCTTTCTAGGTGAAAGCCGGCCCATGCGCTTTATTAGTACGGAACGTAAAGGATTACTACGCCGGCTATTCAGTAAAAACAGGGAGGATGTTCCAGCATGA
- the panD gene encoding aspartate 1-decarboxylase, whose translation MTYRRMLKSKIHRAHVTHADLNYEGSITISPELLAAANILPYEAVHVWNVTAGTRFETYTIEGEPLSSAICVNGAAAHLVTPGDIIIIASFIQLEEQQCQNYQPKVVFVTEKNQLLEIRAEIPAVLTEN comes from the coding sequence ATGACTTATCGCCGTATGTTAAAATCTAAAATTCATCGTGCTCATGTCACTCATGCTGATCTTAACTATGAAGGAAGCATAACAATTTCCCCTGAGCTACTTGCTGCAGCTAATATATTGCCCTATGAAGCAGTACATGTGTGGAATGTAACAGCAGGAACACGTTTTGAAACTTACACCATCGAAGGCGAACCGCTTTCATCAGCCATCTGCGTTAATGGTGCAGCCGCCCATTTAGTAACACCTGGAGACATTATAATTATTGCTTCTTTTATTCAATTAGAAGAACAACAATGCCAAAATTATCAACCGAAAGTTGTTTTTGTTACTGAGAAAAATCAGCTTTTAGAAATACGCGCAGAAATTCCAGCAGTGTTAACGGAAAATTAA